Proteins encoded within one genomic window of Candidatus Brevundimonas colombiensis:
- the sucC gene encoding ADP-forming succinate--CoA ligase subunit beta: MNIHEYQAKQVLKGFGAPVADGVAVTSVDQVEAAAKSLPGPLYVVKSQIHAGGRGKGKFKELPADAKGGVRLAFSVEEAVAHAKEMLGNTLVTAQTGEAGKQVNRLYIEDGADIDRELYCSLLVDRAYGRIAFVVSTEGGMDIETVAHDTPEKIQNIVIDPSAGVTDADVAAIVAAYGLTGAAAEDAKSLFPALYKAFVEKDMDMLEVNPLIVMKDGHLRVLDAKVSFDGNALFRHEDIKALRDETEEDAKEIEASKWDLAYVSLDGNIGCMVNGAGLAMATMDIIKLYGKEPANFCDVGGGAGKEKVAAAFKIITADPNVQGILVNIFGGIMKCDVIAEGVVAAVKEVGLKVPLVVRLEGTNAELGKKILNESGLTIQAADDLDDAAQKIVKAVG, translated from the coding sequence ATGAACATTCACGAATATCAGGCCAAGCAGGTTCTCAAGGGCTTCGGCGCCCCCGTCGCCGACGGCGTCGCGGTGACGTCGGTCGATCAGGTCGAGGCGGCCGCCAAATCCCTTCCCGGCCCGCTCTATGTCGTGAAGTCGCAGATTCACGCCGGCGGACGCGGCAAGGGCAAGTTCAAGGAACTGCCGGCCGACGCCAAGGGCGGCGTGCGCCTGGCCTTCTCGGTCGAAGAGGCCGTCGCCCACGCCAAGGAAATGCTGGGCAACACCCTGGTCACCGCCCAGACGGGCGAGGCCGGCAAACAGGTCAACCGCCTCTATATCGAGGACGGCGCCGACATCGATCGTGAACTGTACTGCTCGCTGCTGGTCGACCGCGCCTATGGCCGCATCGCCTTCGTCGTTTCGACCGAGGGCGGCATGGACATCGAAACCGTCGCCCACGACACGCCCGAGAAGATCCAGAACATCGTCATCGACCCCAGCGCGGGCGTGACCGACGCCGACGTCGCCGCGATCGTCGCCGCCTACGGCCTGACGGGCGCCGCCGCCGAGGACGCCAAGTCGCTGTTCCCCGCCCTGTACAAGGCCTTCGTCGAGAAGGACATGGACATGCTGGAGGTGAACCCCCTGATCGTCATGAAGGACGGCCATCTGCGCGTTCTGGACGCCAAGGTCAGCTTCGACGGCAACGCGCTGTTCCGCCACGAAGACATCAAGGCCCTGCGCGACGAAACGGAAGAAGACGCCAAGGAGATCGAGGCCTCCAAGTGGGACCTGGCCTATGTCTCGCTGGACGGCAACATCGGCTGCATGGTCAACGGCGCGGGCCTGGCCATGGCGACGATGGACATCATCAAACTGTACGGCAAGGAACCGGCCAACTTCTGCGACGTCGGCGGCGGCGCCGGCAAGGAGAAGGTCGCGGCGGCCTTCAAGATCATCACCGCCGACCCGAACGTCCAGGGCATCCTGGTCAACATCTTCGGCGGCATCATGAAGTGCGACGTCATCGCCGAAGGCGTGGTTGCGGCCGTGAAGGAAGTGGGCCTGAAGGTGCCGCTGGTCGTGCGTCTGGAA
- a CDS encoding MFS transporter — translation MTTETLAAQDDPVEGGARHERPGYRYYVLAVLILIYMLNFLDRQIIGILAAPLKAEFGMSDSQFGLLGGIAFASVYSTLAIPLAWMADRFSRVWIMTGALAVWSGFTALCGMAGSFGQLFLCRMGVGVGEAGGVAPAYSLIADYFPPHQRARAMAAFAFGIPLGMAAGTLVGGLLAATYGWRTAFVVVGLLGLLVAPLLRLTVRDPKRGGMDAVRTEAQVAAPAPDTAAAPLGADRAGKIAAQIMLGLGVGLLILAGLSWLMGTSLGNPLVLGFGGLLAVVIGVSLTIARRTASVVIRKPSFWLLALGAASSSVCGYGVAGWLPLFFMRSFDLTLKQTSVYYAGIALIGGLLGIWLGGTIADKLSKKGKGAYPLTPAIAFLISAPCFILAMNSPWLIGLVLPGGGSHVQQLTLAFFIFLLPTGLNLAWLGPITAAVQHLVPAAMRSTASALFLLVNNLLGIAVGFYYFGWMSDLLAPRFGEESLRWAIYTGMGFYVLAAILLIGASRTLKRDWVD, via the coding sequence ATGACGACGGAGACGCTGGCGGCTCAGGACGATCCCGTCGAGGGCGGGGCGCGCCACGAACGCCCCGGCTATCGCTACTATGTGCTGGCGGTGCTGATCCTGATCTACATGCTGAACTTCCTGGATCGGCAGATCATCGGCATCCTGGCCGCGCCGCTGAAGGCTGAGTTCGGCATGTCCGACAGCCAGTTCGGCCTGTTGGGCGGCATCGCCTTCGCCTCGGTCTATTCGACACTGGCCATTCCTCTGGCCTGGATGGCGGATCGGTTCAGCCGGGTCTGGATCATGACCGGGGCGCTGGCCGTCTGGTCGGGCTTCACCGCCCTGTGCGGCATGGCGGGATCGTTCGGGCAGCTGTTCCTGTGCCGGATGGGCGTGGGCGTGGGCGAGGCGGGCGGGGTGGCCCCGGCCTATTCGCTGATCGCCGACTATTTCCCGCCGCATCAGCGGGCGCGGGCCATGGCGGCCTTCGCCTTCGGCATTCCGCTGGGCATGGCGGCGGGCACCCTGGTCGGCGGGCTGCTGGCGGCGACGTATGGCTGGCGCACGGCCTTCGTGGTGGTCGGCCTGCTGGGCCTGCTGGTCGCGCCGCTGCTTCGCCTGACGGTGCGCGATCCCAAACGCGGCGGAATGGATGCGGTCAGGACCGAGGCCCAGGTCGCGGCCCCCGCGCCGGACACCGCCGCTGCGCCTCTTGGCGCGGACCGAGCCGGCAAGATCGCCGCCCAGATCATGCTGGGCTTGGGCGTCGGCCTGCTGATCCTGGCCGGTCTGAGCTGGCTGATGGGGACGTCGCTGGGCAATCCGCTGGTGCTGGGCTTCGGCGGCTTGCTGGCGGTGGTGATCGGCGTGTCGCTGACGATCGCGCGGCGCACGGCCTCGGTGGTGATCAGGAAACCCAGCTTCTGGCTGCTGGCCCTGGGCGCCGCTTCGTCGTCGGTGTGCGGTTACGGCGTCGCCGGTTGGCTGCCGCTGTTCTTCATGCGCAGCTTCGACCTGACCTTGAAACAGACCAGCGTCTATTACGCCGGCATCGCCCTGATCGGCGGCCTTTTGGGCATCTGGCTGGGCGGCACGATCGCCGACAAGCTGTCGAAAAAGGGCAAGGGCGCCTATCCGCTGACGCCCGCCATCGCCTTTCTGATCTCGGCGCCCTGTTTCATCCTGGCGATGAACTCGCCGTGGCTGATCGGACTGGTCCTGCCGGGCGGCGGCAGTCACGTTCAGCAGCTGACCCTGGCCTTCTTCATCTTCCTGCTTCCGACAGGGCTGAACCTGGCCTGGCTGGGTCCGATCACGGCGGCGGTGCAGCATCTGGTTCCGGCGGCCATGCGTTCGACCGCCTCGGCCCTGTTCCTGCTGGTGAACAACCTGCTCGGGATCGCGGTGGGCTTCTATTACTTCGGCTGGATGAGCGACCTGTTGGCGCCGCGCTTCGGCGAAGAGAGCCTGAGATGGGCCATCTACACCGGCATGGGCTTCTATGTGCTGGCCGCCATCCTGCTGATCGGGGCCTCGCGCACGCTGAAACGCGACTGGGTCGACTAA